A window of Glycine soja cultivar W05 chromosome 13, ASM419377v2, whole genome shotgun sequence genomic DNA:
ttctatttctagtaaaaataaaaacagaaaacaatcaaaacaaACATCCATTAATTTCTCCATGTGATAACATTGATTGTAAATCTGGAAAGCCATGTTCCAAACAGTTGCTGACATTAAATTTATGTCGGGTCAGAACTGTATAAAGTGGATGGTCGAAAAGCATGCTTCGTTTCTAAATATAGAACCTGTTTCTCTCAGCAATTTTGAGGGAATTGTATCTCTATTCAACATATAACAACAACCCTCGAACTCAAATTAGTATGGTTTAACTGATGCTTAATTAATAACGTTATTTGGTAAGTGAAAAATCGTAAACCAGCACAATTTTTCTGGATAGTATTGTTAGTTCTCAAATTAATTTGAAGGGTATACAAATGTCATGTGGTTGTGGCATAAAACGGATAGAGGTTGCTTTTGGCTATTGAAATCAGAACTTGATCGTGTTTTCTAGATGAAATGCCTAATGATATTGTAGTGGAcgaattaaacaaagaaaattgaTGGATTGGAACCTTTTGGAAACATCACAACAATAGTTCTATTTACAAGATGTTCCATGTAAGTTAAGGTTATCAATAGAAGGGAAAAGAGAAGTCCTACTATTGAAGAAAAATACACGTGTTAGAATTCATGGTTCAAAAtggagaaaagtgaaaagaaaagaatagaactttaaaaataaaaatatattcaaataagaaAGGTATAATACATCTGCGCATTTACATGGCTTATATAAAGAATAAGAAAGGAACTAAATACTAACTAATCAgtcaattaataaaaagttCGTACATTCAATTAGTCGAGTTaactagaaaaaaagaaaagaaaaagtctcTTTCCCTCCTATGTatatacaatattattattacttagtCACAACATAACGCAAAGtaagcaatattttttttcaagagcaaaagtAGAATACCTTTAGCTTTGTATAAGAAAACACTGCATATGGGGAGAAATAAAAAAGGCAAGCAATGgttatttaattacatattacACCAagctgatttttaaaatttgaagctACAATAAGCTAGTAACTACTAGCTTCTTGAAGCATTGAGGAAGTACACTAGCTGAGGGAAATTTAACACCAACTGTATCTTGATACCTGCAAAATTCATCAAGTTAAATCAAAGCAACAGAGTGAAAATCAATCTTAATTAAATGAGTTCCTGGCTGCACCAGTTTATACACATTTCACAACGTTGTGTTATATAGTTTCCAGCAAACATTTGTGCATCTCACCATTGATCATGTTCATGTTCAATAATGTGCATGgctatatcatcaaaatatctAGCATGAGAGAAGGAGGCCTTTATGTAGCCAGAGACGACTTGCCGGGCAACTAGTTACACTTGACTTCTAAGGCAGCATAATGTGCATGTGAGCATAACTAATGTGATTAGGTCTTCAcaatcaaggttttaaaaaccGGTCCACATGTCCTGATTTCAACCACAGCATCAAGATTTTTTATGTTACTGTGACCAAAATGCTGCACATTGGCCGCATTTATCCGCAATTTATCACAATGAAACTGCAACCACGGTTTAAAACTTGATTCACAATGCCAAAAGAAGCTTGCCGGCAAGTCATCCTTGGCTGCATTACATGACCTCATTCCCACATGCAAGACATTAGATGAATTATTCGAAGTTAGTCAAAACCAATCAAATAGGATCAGGATCAGGAATGTATCATTCCTACAGAAAACAAGGTAGACAATCAAATGTAACCAATCAAAAAGAGCCCATCACTGGCATAACTGCAGGAACAATTTTTTCCCAAATGAGGAAGACAGCATTCCCTACTAGAGTGAGGAGAAAAGACCCTTCTAtttgacaaaagaaacaaacaagcaTGGACTCTAATAGGGTGTGTCTGTGATAACTGGTAGAGAAGAATGAAACAGACGAATGGGGTTTTGAAGCACTGAAAGGATCTGAAGAGAATATAAAGAAAATGCTGATGCAACATGACATGGCATGCCAGCACAATACATTAATAGCCCTAGCATTCCTGCAGAGGGGGAAGCTCTATAACTGTACTATTGTTGTCCTTTATCTAAGGGAAAATGAGGAAAATATGAATATTCTGGAGGATTCTTATTGCTGGATGTGACTTTGCATGGATGAAGAAACCAAGAAATATGAGaactttattaattagatgCATCCCCACCCCACCACACCCTagttttgtgttttgtgtaGCTTCTCACGTCATCCCTCTGTGATCatttaagaaaaacaattagactttttttttctttgaacttAAAGTATCTCCCAATCGGTAAATCACAAGGGGAGAGACTAAGTTTATATTtggattaaaatttacaaacatAAGTTTGAATTAAACTTATTAAGTTTATAGAGTTTGTAAAAACATCTcaagttttgtttttctaaaattgaatttttcggacaaaatttacttttaatcatatttttaagagaataaCCAAACATaactctaaaatttattttattctcaaacATACTTTTGAAATGTCCcactaaaaaaatctaaatacaCCCTAATTCTTTAAGATACAAAGATCTATTTAAGAAGATTAATTCTCCAAATTGATGTTCTTGCGTACATACAAACTTAAAAATCAGATAGTTAATCAAGGGATATAATTATGTGTCAACCTTGTGATACTATATTAGTAGTGATCGACTAGAGTCTGTTCAATGAACAGCATCTACTTGAACTAATACTATTCATTAAGTTTTGAAAATGAGCACTGCGTTAGGTGGATCTATTTACTACATTCAGCCAGAGATGTACGGCTTAAATGTTCTGGCAAATGTGTGAAAGCGTGGTCTCATTTCAAAACTCAGGTTATGTGTTCGCATATGATTGGATACCAAGTTCTTCAGAAATTTCTGTTAGTTAGATACGCTTAATAACTTCTTAGTTTAACTAAAGTACTGAAGAATGACAACTTTAACATGAATTATGataattgaacaatagaagttTCAATTTTAATCCACCTATATTCTCATGAATCCATATAAACTACCACAAATTCATGTCCTCCCATTTATGAAGTTACTTTTCAATGGAATActcttagagtgtgtttggatgaagaaAGTTTaaattctgagaaattttaaattttaagaatttcaaatacttcaattgaaattcttttatttttaaaattttgtgtttggataaaaaaaaattaaaattatgaggatgaaaaaaatgaatgaaaaaaagagaagatatgGTTGGTGTGCTAATTATACGTGTTCCTCTATACTCATACTCGATCGATATTTTAGGAACTCGGACGgtgttttttgaaaaagattgtaagaagaaaatttcaatttctcaccttttggaaggaaattgaaatttcagatttttagttgtttaaaattctgttttaaaattccaaaattttaaatttttcataaaaaacatccaaacaatgaattctaaattacaaaaatttaaattctctgataTCCAAACGCATTATTAGGTCTCTACAATCGAAATTGCCCAATCTTTGAACTGTATAATAATCATATCTGTTTACTATAACTATTTACAGAATTATGTATGTTAAGCGTATATAACTAATAGAAATTCCAATGAAAGGGAAATTATGTGTACCTTAACCATTAACGAATATTATCAGTTAGTATTTAGTAACCGGGTAATTTGAGTCTATCTCTTTCTACTTGGTAGTAAAAACAGTTGACTTTAATGCCATAATATAGCTAGAATAGTTGCCTCTCTAGGTTAACGAGGATAATCGAGACTGTATTTGCATTCAATTTACATCAACTAAAAAATGTTGAAGCAATTTTTCCTTGATTAGAAACTCGGTCCATAGTTTAGGATGCTAGGAAACATTAATCACAGATGACAGACAACCTCATTATTGCTCTTACTACtcatacttttattatttttgataaGGACCATTCGGGGATTCAATGATGGTTTAAATGACTAGTTATCAAGGCCAGTCCACATTTGGCAGAATCATGAGTTATTTCATTTTCATGATCTGACTATTCTCaaatgaagagaaataaaaaaaaaaataaataaaaacaccgttaatttgaatttaaatgccTCAAACGTAACTTTGAATCAACTCGTGACACCAACTTAAAAGATCCAAACCCGCAATCTGTATACTAGTTGAGTGGATACCAGTTGTTTGATTAGAACGAATAGGAATGAGTTCTGTTTTACGtttgatgaattttaaaaatagaatagaaCATCAAATTAGTAAGTACTACATCTTAATTCCACTACATTCTGCTCCATACGAATACCAAATACTACCCTAATCACGAATACACTTCAccaaataaaaagttaattcCAAATGGGGCCCCACAAGCCCTTTAGATGAACAGTCACAACCTTTGtgtcatattcaaaatatagcAAAATATCTAGTCAAACTAAATCCCTCATGCAGACTGCAAAATTTACTTGGTACGCTTTTGCTCATCAATGTAACATACCAAGTTTCCAGtaagaaataataaatcaatattaagaacaaaatcataaaagcaAATTTAGTCATGATGTTTTTGCACCAATCATAAGGGAATCATCACCAGttcccaacaaaaaaatattatacctaATACGGCTTACCAAATGAGTTGGCATAGAACAAATCAAGGTGCATTTCAGTTATAATTACAAATCAGTGTAAACAATATAACCGTTACCACATTAGCCACAGAATTCCAATTCATCCAAAATATCTCTCCAGGCATCATCAAAGTACTGAAAGCACAATGTTATCTAATCCAACTACCTGGAAATGTGAAAGACACCAAACCTCCAAAAGAAATTCAGATCAATGCATCCCTGGGCCATGGTTTTCAGACAAGTACTTGAGAATAGTATTATAAGAGTAACACTAGGCACAACTTTGCACTGGCCATTGGATCACTGACAGCATATCAAAAGACTCTGACTGTGCAGGTGACCTAATGGCCTGACAAGAAATATCTTCGTTTTTTATGCCAACTTTTGTCAGTAGCAGTAGcccaataaaatttgaaccaagcAATCagagttcaaaataaataaaaataaaaatgattcaaTTTCAATGCAGTTAAATGCTAATTAAACTCAAACAAAAACCATGCACTGCATTGACAATTGAAATATCCAAGCATGTTTCATATTGGCAACAGAGGAAAGAAACGTGCAACAAGAGAAGGCCCGTTTGAATACTATTTTTGAAaagttctttattttcaaaaattagacACAATCTGTTTggtgtctatttttttatatctaatttTGAAGACTTCTTTCTCATAATCTGTTTTTAGagcagaaaattaaaatacattttagctgtttttgttttctttaacttgttttaataaattttctattttcacttcAGACTACCACAGCCACTGCCACCATCACCACCACTGCTGCTGGAGTGCCTTCAAGCTTTCACAACTTATCCTCAAAACAAAATTCATCAAACAGATCCAGATATTTCTGAATCACCAAAGACCATACATGTCATGCAATTATCTTTCCTAAAACAACTTATTTCTTGACTATGAGCTTCAGTAGTTCAGTTAACATTAAGAACATACTAAGAACAGCTTTCATACCTTTAAACTAGAAAGGTGTAGTCGGACAAGGTACTTAACAATATCCATAAGTATGAAATATCAGAATCAAATAATGTGACACGCCTTTACCTGCTCACGATGATATATTATAGGCAAATAGTGGCACCTGCAATACACAACACCAAAACTCCACCAACTTTGATGTATATAAGGTCAACTTAGAAGGAAAAACATGAAATTCAAATACCCAGAAAAGATCATACTACATGTGACAGTGAACTATGagaaaataaaaccaaaaaccAATAGTATATAACTGCTGGATGATCAAAGCTACAAGGTGTTTTCAGTTTTAAAGACAAATGAAccacaataataaaaaacagaagCAAAGGCAAGCCAGCTTTATAGGTTCTTGGGAGCACAAGTTATCAAGCTTGGGAATTAAGGTAAAATGGACATGGCCAATTTCAATAGTCTCCACATAAGTTTGGTCCTCTAAGTAGAAGCATCAGGGTGGGCCATAAGTTTGTCAAACCCTGGTTCATCAGGTCTTCAGGTTTAGGCAGTAGGCAGGCTGCGGGCTTCATAGATCTCAGCTGTTTGGGTGGTAAGGGAAAGGGAACAAAGGGAAAACAAGAGCATCAGAATTCTAAACGGGCATCGGTCAGGTTAAGATATCAATCTCTTACATACTAATGACACTGTTCTAAATTATAGGAAGTTGCCAGCTAAAAGATAAATGCATTTATGAAGATTGCATTCTACCTGCATAGACCATTATGTCTAGTAAGCATGGTTTCTCCTCCTAGAAACACCACTCTGACTCGACAACCTGGAAACAGGTAGTAAATATCAGAATTGATGAATTCAGGAATACTCATGACAAATTGCCAGTAAGAGTGGCCTCTTCAGAAACAGGAATGGATAAAGAAACTAGGAATGCATGGTAACTTGCTTTTGGAAAATGGCATTTTAGAAAAAACTTCAAAGGACATTTTCCTAGAGTatatttaagtaataatattattttaaaatactgaTACATCCTCTCATAATATTAGCCCTTTATAGATTGCAAATTGTAGAGCTATCAATTTGGCCCTAAGCCCATTGGGCTAACCCATCTGGCCCACTATAGTAGTCCCCCTTCCCCTAATCAGGGGGTTTTTACACAGCCCACTTAGTAAGGAAGTTGGGACAGGACTTAAAGGGGGTCAGCCCACAGCCCATGCAAAAATGAAAGGTTGGTATGCCAATAGTAACACCACTTTGGCTCTCATTGCTTAACACTCTAACTCCGTTTTCAGACGACAAAAATATGTATTTCCTGCTCGTATAATACCAGCCATCAGATTAATTtcttatcaaaagaaaaaaaaaatgccttaCAATTCGTGGTCCATGCATCTTTGAAGTTTGATCCATAGATTTTGAAGTTTACTTACCTTATTTGAATTACGTTCAATTCGAAATTACTAATTAAGATGAATAACTCcaactaattaatttaagtaTTTGATAGTTttaattcaacattttttataatttatctaagatctttagtattttatatgaaagacaaatttattttaaatataatatggtgagattaacttttttaattaatataatttttgtatacAATGCTAAGTACCACACAATAGAATACAACTGGTGGAAGCAATCACCAGAAAATAAAacgaggaaaaaaaattaatttctaattttcaaaTCTACATTATTGTACTTATAAGAGGCTTCCATAACACAAGTTTCTAACAGGATTGACAGTAGAATCCACCCCTTCAGTCCTTAAAATAGATCACAGCAGAAATCAAAGATTCAACCACAGATCAGCTATCTTATGTTAGGTTCATCTTCAAAGCTGATAAGTTATATTCATCTAAGATGAAAATAAcagggaaaaataaaagaaagaaaaaactcaaGCAAGAAGTTAGACATCAGGGAAGATTGATTACCCAGCAGTACTAGACCGTCCCAAAGAATAACTTCCATAAGCCCCATAAGCACTGTTGCTTCCAAGCTACAGATGTATGAAACAATATATCAAGCATAGAACAGGAAGTAACAGTTTGACAACATGAAAAACTCACGCACATGTAAATATTATCCTAAACTCATGTTCGACTAGATAGAAGTACCTGAGAACCACCATAGCTTCCATAGACGTCACCAGCTGCTAAATCACTTGAGCCTCCATACCCACTTGAATATGAATGTCCACGTCCATGTCTTTTACCATCTCTACCATCATAGTTTAGGCCATCTGATCCATCTGCTGAAACAGGGAGATATGGCAGAACTGGAAGGAATGCAGAGAGAGCACCCTCCCTATCAAAAAGATTTGCTCTCAACCGTGTAAGTACATGCACTAGAGCATCCTTGGCGACATCAAGGTCTCCTGAAATCTAATGAGGGGGTTGGGGAGCAAATGTTGTAGGACAGAATGTTAGGACTTTTATCAAAGACAACATCACTAGAACAAAGTATGAAAGTACCCTTACCTGCACCATTTCATCATCTTCATTTGCAATCTTAGGAAGATTTTCCTTTGAAATGATGCGAATGTTAGCTTTTGTAAGCCTCCTCATGTCAGTTATGATAGACCCCCCTTTACCAATAAGGCAACCAATACGTGTGGTTGGTACCAGCAGACGGGTAGTGAAAGAGATGATTCCTGAATCTCTTTCAACCTTCTCACTGCATCGAGGTTGCAAACGCACAGCTGCTTCTATTGTTGGAGAGAAAGTCTCTTCAAAGAACTGAATTAGCACAATTTATAAATATCACAAAATGCACAGcacaaaaatacatttaaaggaCAGCTGGAAAAATAGTCTTACAAgcataatttagaaaaatattacaaatatagCACAAATCATACCataaaattcaattaagaaaacaaagaataggttataaaaaatttcaccTCTTTGGTCGAAATGGCTATTAAGCATTCATCCCCTTCTATTGTTGAACTATCAACTTTGATTGTTGCCCCAGAATCTTGCCTAATTTGATTTATTATCATACCACCTTTTCCTATCACACCTCCAATGTTTCCTGTTGGACAAACCAATCGAACTGAAAATTCCTTTGAAGATGCCTCGTCCCTTGGAGCTGAGTACATGGACCGCGGTGGCCAGTCACCAGTGTCACCTTTATATCCCCCATAAGAACCAACAAGAGGAGCTATCCCCACAATTGGAGCTCCAGCACCTGGACCAATGAGCGAACCACCGGCAGGATATACACCAGAAACAGCAGAAGTAAGAAGATGCTGAGATCGTGAAGGATTGTCATGAAGTCGAGATGCAATTTGATAAAGAGCCTTTTTCACAACTGCAGCATCCCCAGTAATCTAGAGTTTCAAAACCATTAgaaaacatattatttttaagcaaataataataacaatttccAACCCAATTCAACAGTACCAAAAGAAAATTCATGTACAAAATTCAAGCACAACTACTGCATTTACACTATTTGGAAAAAACAAATCAAGCCGTAAAGCAATTTATTCACCCTGATAAACAATTACATTCATAAgccggaaaaaaaaattgaaaaggctCATTGAATGTTATGCTAAAAATTCTCATCCAATTTACCTGCACAAGTTCATCAGAGCTCAAAGCGCACATAGGTAAATGATCATCCTTCAGTATCCGAATCTGGGCCCCCGTTTCACCACGTATGTTCTGAACTATTGACCCGCCTTTTCCAATAACACAACCTATCTGATCAGATGGCACTAGAAGCTTAGCAGTCACTTGTTGGCCTCCATCGTCATCCTGATCACCGTGAAAGTCCTCAGCAACCACTCTGTCATGCACCTTAAACAGAGCATCCTGAGCCGGAGACACATAATTGCCTCCACCCTCAACAGCATTAGTCTCATCACT
This region includes:
- the LOC114380955 gene encoding RNA-binding KH domain-containing protein RCF3-like, producing the protein MGGQRSGYGKRPHSQSDHDNGPNKRRNHGDDREQFVIDSEDTVYRYVCPGRKIGSVIGRGGEIVKQLRVETKAKIRIGETVPGCEERVVTIYGPSDETNAVEGGGNYVSPAQDALFKVHDRVVAEDFHGDQDDDGGQQVTAKLLVPSDQIGCVIGKGGSIVQNIRGETGAQIRILKDDHLPMCALSSDELVQITGDAAVVKKALYQIASRLHDNPSRSQHLLTSAVSGVYPAGGSLIGPGAGAPIVGIAPLVGSYGGYKGDTGDWPPRSMYSAPRDEASSKEFSVRLVCPTGNIGGVIGKGGMIINQIRQDSGATIKVDSSTIEGDECLIAISTKEFFEETFSPTIEAAVRLQPRCSEKVERDSGIISFTTRLLVPTTRIGCLIGKGGSIITDMRRLTKANIRIISKENLPKIANEDDEMVQISGDLDVAKDALVHVLTRLRANLFDREGALSAFLPVLPYLPVSADGSDGLNYDGRDGKRHGRGHSYSSGYGGSSDLAAGDVYGSYGGSQLGSNSAYGAYGSYSLGRSSTAGLSSQSGVSRRRNHAY